From one Thermatribacter velox genomic stretch:
- a CDS encoding 50S ribosomal protein L23, with protein MSVDREIIIHPIITEKAVKLQEENKYVFKVNPKATKSEIKKAVQEMFGVTVLKVNTVNVPGKKKRLGRFEGRTASWKKAIVYVKPGERIKAFDIS; from the coding sequence ATGAGTGTGGATAGAGAGATCATCATACACCCAATAATTACCGAGAAGGCAGTAAAGCTCCAGGAAGAGAATAAATATGTTTTCAAGGTTAACCCTAAAGCTACCAAGAGTGAAATTAAAAAAGCCGTTCAGGAGATGTTTGGAGTTACTGTTTTGAAGGTTAATACCGTGAATGTTCCAGGCAAGAAGAAAAGGTTAGGTAGGTTTGAGGGTAGAACTGCTTCCTGGAAAAAAGCTATTGTCTATGTGAAACCTGGTGAAAGAATTAAAGCCTTTGATATAAGTTAA
- the rplB gene encoding 50S ribosomal protein L2 — protein sequence MASIKEYKPVTPGRRQMTGYTFEELTPGAEPQKSLLVSLKRKAGRDNQGRISVRHRGGGHKRKYRLIDFKRDKFNIPATVESIEYDPNRSARIALLKYADGEKRYILAPLGVKVGDVLMSGENVDIRPGNALPLRNIPVGTIIHNIELRRGKGGQLARAAGAYAQLMAKEGDYAQVRLASGEIRLVHLDCFATVGQVGNVDHENITIGKAGRKRWLGIRPTVRGVAMNPIDHPHGGGEGRAHGGRQPVSPWGLLTKGFKTRKNKQTDKWIVKRRK from the coding sequence ATGGCGAGCATTAAAGAATATAAACCAGTAACACCTGGTAGAAGACAGATGACCGGGTATACCTTTGAAGAACTTACGCCGGGAGCTGAACCCCAGAAATCCCTCTTGGTGTCCTTGAAGCGGAAAGCTGGACGTGATAATCAGGGGAGAATTTCAGTAAGGCATCGCGGTGGCGGTCACAAAAGAAAGTATCGCTTAATTGATTTTAAAAGAGATAAATTTAACATTCCAGCTACTGTGGAGAGCATAGAGTATGATCCTAATCGCTCAGCACGGATTGCTCTTCTCAAATATGCTGATGGTGAGAAGCGTTATATTTTGGCTCCTTTGGGTGTGAAGGTTGGAGATGTATTGATGAGCGGTGAGAACGTTGATATTAGACCTGGAAATGCTTTACCGCTCAGGAACATCCCGGTGGGTACCATCATCCACAACATTGAGCTTCGCAGGGGAAAAGGAGGACAGTTAGCCAGGGCAGCTGGAGCTTATGCTCAACTGATGGCGAAAGAAGGCGATTATGCTCAAGTTCGTCTGGCTTCGGGAGAAATTAGACTGGTGCACTTGGATTGTTTTGCCACGGTAGGACAGGTGGGCAACGTCGATCATGAAAACATTACCATTGGTAAAGCGGGGAGGAAACGCTGGTTGGGGATACGGCCCACAGTTCGTGGTGTTGCTATGAACCCCATTGATCATCCTCACGGTGGTGGTGAAGGGCGGGCTCACGGAGGACGGCAACCGGTTAGCCCCTGGGGCCTTCTGACGAAAGGATTTAAAACCAGAAAGAATAAACAAACCGATAAGTGGATTGTTAAAAGAAGAAAGTAG
- the rpsS gene encoding 30S ribosomal protein S19, with translation MGRSTKKGPFVDPKLRKRIEELNKRGEKRVIKTWCRACVIIPEMVGHTIAVYNGRKHVPVYITEQMVGHRLGEFAPTRTFRGHGNPTERSTALK, from the coding sequence GTGGGTAGGTCAACCAAGAAAGGACCTTTTGTCGATCCAAAACTCAGGAAGAGAATAGAAGAGCTTAATAAAAGAGGCGAGAAAAGAGTGATCAAGACTTGGTGCAGAGCATGTGTGATTATTCCTGAAATGGTAGGACATACCATTGCGGTTTACAATGGTCGCAAGCATGTTCCTGTATACATAACTGAGCAGATGGTTGGTCACAGATTGGGAGAATTTGCTCCAACACGAACTTTTAGAGGCCATGGTAATCCCACAGAGCGCTCTACCGCGCTTAAGTAG
- the rplV gene encoding 50S ribosomal protein L22: MEVRAVARHVRISPRKARQAVNLIKGKSAQEALSILSFIPKKSARLVKKVLQSAIANAENNWNLDVEKLIVSRAYVDTGPTMKRVRPRAMGRADIIRKRTSHITVYVAEAEEGR; this comes from the coding sequence ATGGAAGTTAGAGCAGTAGCTCGGCATGTTCGTATTTCACCCAGAAAAGCTAGACAAGCGGTAAACCTTATAAAGGGCAAAAGTGCTCAGGAAGCGTTGAGTATCTTGAGCTTTATTCCTAAAAAATCGGCTCGCCTGGTGAAAAAGGTGTTACAGTCTGCTATTGCTAATGCCGAAAATAACTGGAACCTTGACGTCGAAAAGCTTATCGTTTCCAGAGCTTACGTTGATACTGGTCCCACCATGAAACGAGTGAGACCAAGAGCTATGGGTCGTGCTGATATCATTCGCAAGAGAACATCGCATATTACTGTCTATGTTGCCGAAGCGGAGGAGGGACGTTAA
- the rpsC gene encoding 30S ribosomal protein S3 — translation MGQKVNPIGLRLGIVKDWQSRWFSEDKYRDFLLEDLKIRRYIKEKLYRAGVSQINIERLANQLKIVIKTARPGIVIGRKGSEVEKLRQEIQDMVGNKNIQISVEEVPVPEIDAQLVAENIAFQIERRISYRRAMKQAIARALRMGAKGIKISCSGRLGGAEIAREEWYREGRLPLHTLRADIDYGFAEALTTYGKIGVKVWIFKGEVISPGETLEGEITMPQEEIYEEELEDYVDTEES, via the coding sequence TTGGGACAAAAAGTAAATCCTATTGGTCTTAGATTGGGCATAGTCAAGGATTGGCAGTCGCGCTGGTTTTCGGAAGATAAATATCGTGATTTCCTTCTTGAGGACTTAAAAATTCGTCGTTACATTAAAGAAAAACTATACCGCGCTGGTGTTTCGCAAATCAATATCGAGCGCTTGGCGAACCAGCTAAAGATAGTGATCAAAACAGCTCGCCCGGGAATAGTAATTGGGAGAAAAGGTTCTGAGGTGGAAAAGCTCAGGCAAGAAATACAGGATATGGTAGGCAACAAAAACATCCAGATTTCAGTTGAGGAAGTTCCCGTGCCTGAGATTGATGCCCAGTTGGTTGCAGAGAACATTGCTTTTCAGATTGAGCGACGTATCTCTTACCGTAGAGCTATGAAACAGGCTATTGCTCGTGCTTTGAGAATGGGGGCTAAAGGCATTAAGATTTCTTGTTCAGGGCGACTGGGAGGAGCAGAAATAGCTCGAGAAGAATGGTATCGAGAAGGTCGTTTGCCTTTGCATACACTCAGAGCTGATATTGATTACGGATTTGCTGAAGCTCTTACTACTTATGGAAAAATTGGCGTTAAGGTATGGATCTTTAAGGGTGAGGTAATCTCTCCTGGCGAAACCCTGGAAGGAGAAATTACTATGCCCCAGGAGGAAATTTACGAGGAGGAGCTTGAGGACTATGTTGATACCGAAGAGAGTTAA
- the rplP gene encoding 50S ribosomal protein L16 — MLIPKRVKYRKQHRGRMTGVAYRGCEVDFGDFGLQALQPAWITNPQIEAARVAISRHIKKGKIWIRIFPDKPYTKKPTESRMGKGKGPVEGWVAVVKPGRILFEIAGVDRETAFEALRVASFKLPVKTRIVERQTE; from the coding sequence ATGTTGATACCGAAGAGAGTTAAGTATAGAAAACAGCATCGTGGTAGAATGACCGGAGTTGCTTATAGAGGGTGTGAAGTTGACTTTGGAGATTTTGGTTTGCAGGCTTTACAGCCAGCTTGGATTACCAATCCCCAAATAGAGGCTGCACGAGTCGCGATATCAAGGCATATTAAGAAAGGAAAAATCTGGATTCGCATTTTCCCTGATAAGCCATACACCAAAAAGCCCACTGAATCAAGAATGGGTAAGGGTAAAGGCCCCGTAGAGGGTTGGGTTGCAGTGGTGAAGCCAGGAAGAATTCTTTTCGAAATTGCTGGAGTGGATCGTGAAACAGCATTTGAAGCTTTAAGGGTTGCCTCATTTAAGTTGCCTGTTAAAACCCGTATAGTTGAACGACAGACGGAATAG